One region of Trinickia violacea genomic DNA includes:
- the rng gene encoding ribonuclease G has protein sequence MNEEILINVTPQETRVALIQQGAVQELHVERTVARGRVGNVYLGKVVRVLPGMQSAFIDIGLERAAFLHVADIWHPRIAGESQAQTPHQPIEKIVFEGQTLMVQVVKDPIGTKGARLSTQVSIAGRTLVYLPQEPHIGISQKIESEAEREAIRARLTAVLPVDEKGGYIVRTIAEDATSEELAADVAYLRKTWTTIVAQAQRLPPTSLLYQDLNLSQRVLRDFVNDETTRIQVDSRETHQMLAEFASEFTPAVSSKLHHYTGERPLFDLYNIEAEIQRALSRRVDLKSGGYLMIDQTEAMTTIDVNTGGYVGARNFDDTIFKTNLEAAHTIARQLRLRNLGGIIIIDFIDMENAEHRDAVLGELKKALSRDRTRVTVNGFSQLGLVEMTRKRTRESLAHVLCEPCPVCQGKGQVKTARTVCYDVLREILRESRQFNPREFRVVASQQVIDLFLDEESPHLAMLIDFIGKPVSLQVESNLSQEQYDIVLM, from the coding sequence ATGAACGAAGAGATTCTGATCAACGTCACCCCGCAGGAAACGCGCGTCGCGCTGATCCAGCAAGGCGCCGTGCAAGAGCTTCATGTCGAGCGCACGGTCGCGCGCGGTCGCGTCGGCAACGTGTATCTCGGCAAGGTCGTGCGCGTGCTGCCCGGCATGCAGTCCGCGTTCATCGACATCGGGCTCGAGCGCGCCGCGTTCCTGCACGTCGCCGATATCTGGCATCCGCGCATCGCGGGCGAATCGCAGGCTCAAACACCGCATCAGCCGATCGAGAAGATCGTCTTCGAAGGACAGACGCTGATGGTGCAGGTCGTGAAAGATCCGATCGGCACGAAGGGCGCGCGGCTATCCACGCAAGTGAGCATCGCGGGCCGCACGCTCGTGTATCTGCCGCAGGAGCCGCATATCGGCATCTCGCAGAAGATCGAGAGCGAAGCCGAGCGCGAAGCGATCCGCGCCCGCTTGACGGCCGTGCTGCCCGTCGACGAGAAAGGCGGCTACATCGTGCGGACGATCGCCGAAGATGCGACCAGCGAAGAGCTGGCGGCCGATGTCGCCTACTTGCGCAAGACCTGGACGACGATCGTGGCGCAAGCGCAGCGCCTGCCGCCGACCAGCCTGCTGTATCAGGACCTGAACTTGTCGCAGCGCGTGCTGCGCGACTTCGTCAACGACGAGACCACGCGCATCCAGGTCGATTCGCGCGAGACGCATCAGATGCTCGCGGAGTTCGCCTCCGAGTTCACGCCCGCCGTCAGCTCGAAGCTGCACCACTACACCGGCGAGCGGCCGCTCTTCGATCTGTACAACATCGAAGCCGAGATTCAGCGCGCGCTGTCACGGCGCGTCGATCTGAAGTCGGGCGGCTACCTGATGATCGACCAGACCGAGGCGATGACGACGATCGACGTCAATACGGGCGGCTATGTCGGCGCGCGCAACTTCGACGACACGATCTTCAAGACCAACCTCGAGGCCGCGCACACGATCGCGCGGCAGCTGCGGCTGCGCAATCTGGGCGGCATCATCATCATCGACTTCATCGATATGGAAAACGCCGAGCATCGCGATGCGGTGCTTGGGGAGCTGAAGAAGGCGCTCTCTCGCGATCGCACGCGGGTGACGGTGAATGGGTTCTCGCAGCTCGGGCTCGTCGAGATGACGCGCAAGCGCACGCGCGAATCGCTTGCGCATGTGCTGTGCGAGCCCTGCCCGGTTTGCCAGGGCAAAGGCCAAGTGAAGACCGCGCGCACGGTTTGCTACGACGTGCTGCGCGAAATCCTGCGCGAGTCGCGCCAGTTCAATCCGCGCGAGTTTCGCGTGGTCGCTTCGCAGCAAGTCATCGATTTGTTTCTCGACGAAGAGTCACCGCATCTCGCGATGCTGATCGACTTCATCGGCAAGCCGGTGTCGCTGCAAGTCGAGTCGAATTTGAGTCAGGAGCAGTACGACATTGTGCTGATGTAA
- the msbA gene encoding lipid A export permease/ATP-binding protein MsbA, whose product METQSTLRKPADAARAPTSAVMKRLWPYIRPLIGVLLLGIVAMAVSAATDAGIPALLKPLLDHGFGSNASKHSVWFVPIAVIGLALVRSVSSYASNYLLQYVSNRILLQMRLDMFNRMIHTSTSFFQRETASTIINAIVFEVNQILNVLISVLITLVRDSLTVIFLLGYLFILNWRLTLIVAVILPGIGWITSKISRRLRRLGREHQSLTNDLSYIVEETVGGYKVVKVHNGEDYETRRFTAMSKRLRGYQMRMTVAGGLAQPLTQFLASIALAIVITIAVVQSVHDQTTVGGFVAFVTSMLLIISPLKHLIDVNQPLQRGMTACELIFGLIDEPLEPAGGDRKLEHARGDIEFRDVSFNYGATDRPTLDRVSFTVKPGEMVALAGPSGSGKTTLVNLLPRFFWPTGGEILIDGVPIDEYGVHDLRSQMAMVSQDVVLFNDTIAANVAYGQAPDRERVEAALRAANLADAVAMMPQGIDTLIGGNGMRLSGGQRQRLAIARAIYKDAPILILDEATSALDSESERHVQAALETLMKGRTTLVIAHRLSTIERANRILVMESGRIVEQGSHDELLQHGGLYAHLHRIQYQQQAA is encoded by the coding sequence TTGGAAACCCAATCCACTCTGAGAAAGCCCGCCGACGCCGCGCGGGCGCCGACGTCCGCGGTGATGAAGCGGCTTTGGCCGTACATCCGGCCGCTCATCGGCGTGCTGCTGCTCGGCATTGTCGCGATGGCGGTCAGCGCCGCGACCGACGCCGGCATTCCCGCGCTCCTGAAGCCGCTGCTCGACCACGGCTTCGGCTCGAACGCGAGCAAGCACTCCGTGTGGTTCGTGCCGATCGCGGTGATCGGCCTCGCGCTCGTGCGCAGCGTCTCGTCGTACGCGTCCAATTACCTGTTGCAGTACGTGTCGAACCGCATCCTGCTGCAAATGCGGCTCGACATGTTCAACCGCATGATCCACACGAGCACCTCGTTCTTCCAGCGCGAAACGGCGAGCACGATCATCAACGCGATCGTGTTCGAGGTGAACCAGATCCTGAACGTTTTGATCAGCGTGCTGATCACGCTCGTGCGCGATTCGCTCACCGTCATCTTCCTGCTCGGCTACCTGTTCATTCTGAATTGGCGCCTGACGCTGATCGTTGCGGTGATCCTGCCCGGCATCGGCTGGATCACGAGCAAGATCAGCCGGCGTCTGCGGCGGCTCGGCCGCGAGCATCAGTCGCTGACCAACGACCTGTCGTACATCGTCGAGGAGACCGTGGGCGGCTACAAGGTCGTGAAAGTGCACAACGGCGAGGACTACGAGACTCGCCGCTTCACGGCGATGAGCAAGCGCCTGCGCGGCTATCAGATGCGGATGACCGTGGCCGGCGGCCTGGCGCAGCCGCTCACGCAGTTCCTCGCATCGATCGCGCTTGCGATCGTCATCACGATCGCGGTCGTGCAGTCGGTGCACGATCAGACGACGGTCGGCGGCTTCGTCGCGTTCGTCACGTCGATGCTGCTGATCATTTCGCCGCTCAAGCACCTGATCGACGTCAATCAGCCGCTGCAGCGCGGGATGACCGCGTGCGAGCTGATCTTCGGCCTGATCGACGAGCCGCTCGAACCGGCCGGCGGCGACCGCAAGCTGGAACACGCGCGCGGCGACATCGAATTCCGCGACGTGTCGTTCAACTATGGCGCGACCGACCGTCCGACGCTCGACCGCGTGTCGTTCACCGTGAAGCCGGGCGAGATGGTCGCGCTTGCCGGGCCGTCGGGCAGCGGCAAGACCACGCTCGTCAATCTGCTGCCGCGCTTCTTCTGGCCGACCGGCGGGGAGATTTTGATCGATGGCGTGCCGATCGACGAGTACGGCGTGCACGACCTGCGCAGCCAAATGGCGATGGTGAGTCAGGATGTCGTGCTGTTCAACGATACGATCGCCGCCAACGTGGCCTACGGGCAGGCGCCGGACCGCGAGCGCGTCGAAGCCGCGTTGCGGGCTGCGAATCTCGCCGATGCGGTCGCGATGATGCCGCAGGGCATCGATACGCTGATCGGCGGCAACGGCATGCGCCTGTCGGGCGGACAGCGCCAGCGTCTGGCGATCGCGCGCGCGATCTACAAGGACGCGCCGATCCTGATTCTCGACGAGGCGACTTCGGCGCTCGATTCGGAATCGGAGCGCCATGTGCAGGCCGCGCTCGAAACGCTGATGAAGGGGCGCACGACGCTCGTCATCGCGCACCGTCTGTCGACGATCGAGCGCGCGAACCGCATTCTCGTCATGGAAAGCGGGCGCATCGTCGAGCAGGGCAGTCACGACGAGCTGCTCCAGCATGGCGGGCTCTATGCGCACCTGCATCGCATTCAGTATCAGCAGCAGGCGGCGTAG
- a CDS encoding Maf family protein, with product MPQDNSPLSRHPFVYLASQSPRRQELLSQLNVRFELLLPRPDEDAEALEAEQDGEAADHYVLRVCVAKAEAARARLVAGGHRAAPILVADTTVTIDGAILGKPDDVEHAVDMLARLAGREHEVLTALAVIDATGELLPPALSRSTVRFAAAPLAALQRYAESGEPLGKAGAYGIQGRAAEFIERIDGSYSGIMGLPLFETAALLRTARVEF from the coding sequence CGCGTCGCAAAGCCCGCGCCGCCAGGAACTGCTCTCGCAGCTCAACGTGCGCTTCGAGCTGCTGCTGCCCCGTCCCGATGAAGACGCCGAAGCGCTCGAAGCCGAGCAGGACGGCGAAGCCGCCGATCACTACGTGCTACGCGTGTGCGTCGCGAAGGCGGAAGCGGCGCGCGCACGGCTCGTCGCGGGCGGCCATCGCGCCGCGCCGATTCTGGTTGCGGACACAACCGTCACGATCGACGGCGCGATCCTCGGCAAGCCCGATGACGTCGAGCACGCGGTCGACATGCTCGCGCGGCTCGCGGGCCGCGAGCACGAAGTGCTGACGGCGCTCGCCGTGATCGACGCCACGGGCGAGTTGCTGCCGCCCGCGCTGTCGCGCTCGACGGTGCGCTTTGCCGCCGCCCCGCTCGCCGCGCTGCAACGCTATGCCGAGAGCGGCGAGCCGCTCGGCAAAGCCGGCGCCTACGGGATTCAAGGCCGCGCAGCCGAGTTTATCGAGCGTATCGACGGATCCTATTCAGGTATTATGGGTCTGCCCCTTTTTGAGACCGCCGCGTTGCTGCGCACGGCTCGCGTCGAGTTCTAA
- a CDS encoding FUSC family protein: MNLSDYVPDPVLDAGRFLQAEFAPFPGRANVMLRSVLTSAIVLVASMTLEVPEVALSLLVVFYVTQSNVVLTKLVGVMFILGSTLAIGSSILLLKFTFDYPLIRIVVASVLLFCSVYLMRVLKIGVVFFIVAIVVIYVQSFVDQTDQAELLVRAVLWVWVAVNYPIAVTLVINTLLLPAEPAEQLKAAMHRQLAAVDARLTYLIDGGGRPEPITPFAIQQGAMTLQKLLKFVGMRGAASREEQAYQLACIATVSRVYHGASELPMDHQDRPAAQLRILSALRAECRALDEAIASGHPYRITATTAQQPQDVTDAPAAAGEMQRALRAFGDFGARGDAAGNAPAKEPMVVPDAFTNPVYARFSLKTLLAVLIGYVFYNAVDWQGIHTIMLTCLIVALPSLGASTQKALLRIGGALGGSALALFMVVFVIPHLDDIVGLLLVVLPVVAFAAWIAAGSERIGYAGLQVLFTFSLSLLAQFGPTTNLTEIRDRMVGILLGVGVSTVVQVAFWREGESDVLRQKLASMLRPIAASLRAPVTGAGTPEQLAYAQQQLRTWAVLTDCEATLTRVALEPGWQEGEQAQMTFRAQAVLAQGREIMLAGNALHNALDTPEARASQDMSDTVRAVQEQAASQLDRYADDLASHPPIALAPRLIDVPARPGDASPTVLLTGARHLAREVAGLPDWNLAPPPPATLRESAEHD, from the coding sequence ATGAACCTATCCGACTACGTTCCGGACCCGGTGCTCGATGCAGGCCGGTTTCTGCAGGCGGAATTCGCGCCGTTTCCCGGGCGCGCGAACGTCATGCTGCGCTCGGTGTTGACGAGCGCGATCGTGCTCGTGGCGTCGATGACGCTCGAAGTGCCCGAAGTCGCGCTGTCGCTCCTGGTCGTGTTTTACGTCACGCAATCGAATGTGGTGCTGACGAAGCTCGTGGGCGTGATGTTCATCCTCGGATCGACGCTCGCGATCGGCAGCTCGATCCTGCTTCTCAAGTTCACGTTCGATTACCCGCTGATCCGCATCGTCGTGGCCAGCGTGCTGCTCTTCTGCAGCGTCTATCTGATGCGGGTTCTGAAGATCGGCGTCGTGTTCTTCATCGTCGCGATCGTCGTCATCTACGTGCAGAGCTTCGTCGACCAGACCGATCAGGCGGAGCTCTTGGTCCGCGCCGTGCTGTGGGTCTGGGTCGCCGTGAACTATCCGATCGCGGTGACGCTCGTGATCAATACGCTGCTCTTGCCCGCCGAGCCGGCAGAGCAATTGAAGGCGGCCATGCACCGGCAACTGGCGGCGGTCGATGCGCGCCTCACCTATCTGATCGACGGTGGCGGGCGGCCCGAGCCCATCACGCCGTTCGCGATCCAGCAAGGCGCGATGACATTGCAGAAGCTGCTCAAATTCGTCGGGATGCGCGGTGCCGCGTCTCGCGAGGAGCAGGCTTATCAGCTGGCGTGCATCGCGACGGTGTCGCGCGTGTATCACGGCGCGAGCGAGCTGCCGATGGACCACCAGGACAGGCCTGCCGCGCAATTGCGGATCTTGAGCGCCTTGCGCGCGGAGTGTCGCGCGCTCGACGAGGCGATCGCCTCTGGCCACCCCTATCGAATCACCGCCACCACCGCACAGCAACCGCAAGACGTCACGGACGCGCCCGCCGCCGCAGGCGAAATGCAGCGTGCGCTGCGTGCGTTCGGCGATTTCGGCGCGCGCGGCGACGCCGCAGGCAATGCGCCCGCGAAAGAGCCGATGGTCGTCCCGGACGCGTTCACCAATCCCGTCTACGCGCGCTTTTCGCTAAAGACCTTGCTCGCCGTGCTGATCGGCTACGTCTTCTACAACGCGGTCGACTGGCAAGGCATCCACACCATCATGCTGACCTGCCTGATCGTCGCGCTGCCGAGCCTCGGGGCGTCGACGCAAAAAGCGCTGCTGCGCATCGGCGGCGCGCTCGGCGGCAGTGCGCTTGCGCTTTTCATGGTGGTCTTCGTGATCCCGCATCTCGACGACATCGTCGGGCTCTTGCTCGTCGTGTTGCCGGTCGTCGCGTTCGCCGCGTGGATCGCGGCCGGATCGGAGCGCATCGGCTACGCGGGCCTTCAGGTCCTCTTCACGTTCTCGCTGTCGCTGCTCGCGCAGTTCGGACCGACCACGAATCTCACCGAAATCCGCGACCGGATGGTCGGGATTCTGCTGGGCGTCGGCGTTTCGACGGTCGTCCAGGTCGCGTTCTGGCGGGAAGGCGAAAGCGACGTGCTGCGCCAGAAGCTGGCGTCGATGCTGCGTCCCATCGCCGCGTCGTTGCGCGCGCCGGTGACCGGCGCCGGGACGCCCGAGCAACTCGCCTATGCGCAGCAGCAATTGCGGACCTGGGCCGTGCTGACCGACTGCGAAGCGACGCTCACACGCGTCGCGCTCGAGCCGGGCTGGCAGGAAGGCGAGCAGGCGCAGATGACATTTCGCGCGCAAGCAGTGCTCGCTCAAGGGCGCGAAATCATGCTGGCCGGCAACGCGCTTCACAATGCGCTCGATACGCCCGAGGCGCGCGCAAGCCAAGACATGTCCGATACCGTGCGCGCGGTTCAGGAGCAGGCGGCTTCGCAGCTCGACCGCTACGCAGACGACTTGGCCTCGCACCCGCCCATCGCACTCGCTCCGCGCCTCATCGACGTTCCCGCGCGACCGGGCGACGCTTCTCCGACCGTGCTGCTGACCGGCGCGCGCCACCTCGCACGCGAGGTGGCGGGCCTGCCGGACTGGAACCTCGCCCCGCCGCCGCCCGCAACCCTGCGCGAGTCCGCCGAACATGATTAA
- a CDS encoding YtcA family lipoprotein, protein MRLFRTGGAAVTTGVVVVTALLTGGCANAPSISVLGAYFPDWLFCIVASVVLAVILYVVLARTRNTQWLSPPGVVYPTLVTFLALVVWLIFFQR, encoded by the coding sequence ATGCGGCTCTTCAGAACGGGGGGCGCGGCCGTGACGACCGGGGTTGTCGTCGTCACGGCCCTCCTCACCGGCGGATGCGCCAATGCGCCGTCCATCAGCGTGCTCGGCGCTTACTTTCCTGATTGGCTGTTCTGCATCGTCGCAAGCGTCGTGCTTGCGGTCATTCTTTATGTCGTTCTGGCGCGGACGCGCAACACGCAGTGGCTGAGTCCGCCCGGGGTGGTCTACCCAACCCTCGTGACCTTCCTCGCACTCGTTGTCTGGCTGATTTTCTTTCAACGTTGA
- a CDS encoding ammonium transporter produces the protein MLPASMPINVGNTAFMLLCASLVMLMTPGLAFFYGGLVERKNVLAIMMQSFISLAWTTVLWFAFGYSMCFGPTWHGIVGDPTYYAFLRGITLQTMFQGNDAGIPLVVHVAYQMMFAIITPALITGAFTNRVTFKAYFLFLTGWLVLVYFPFVHMVWSPEGLLAKWGVLDYAGGIVVHNTAGFAALASVLYVGRRHSVEHKPHNVPLIALGSGLLWFGWYGFNAGSELRIDAVTASSFLNTDVAASFAAVTWLLIEWLNARQPKFVGLLTGSVAGLATITPAAGYVSLDTAAIIGVAAGLICYYAVALKNKLGLDDALDVWGVHGVGGLTGTILLGVFASKAWNANGADGLLLGGTDFFFKQCVAVIVSGIWAFAFTWGMLWLIDRVTRVKVGAEAAQRGLDTELHGEVAYLDA, from the coding sequence GTGCTACCCGCTTCGATGCCGATCAACGTCGGCAATACCGCCTTCATGCTGCTGTGCGCGAGCCTGGTCATGCTGATGACGCCGGGGCTCGCGTTTTTCTATGGCGGCCTCGTCGAGCGCAAGAACGTGCTCGCGATCATGATGCAGAGCTTCATTTCGCTCGCCTGGACGACCGTACTCTGGTTCGCGTTCGGCTATTCGATGTGCTTCGGCCCGACGTGGCACGGCATCGTCGGCGATCCGACCTACTACGCGTTCCTGCGCGGCATCACGCTGCAAACGATGTTCCAGGGCAACGACGCCGGCATTCCTCTCGTCGTCCACGTCGCGTATCAGATGATGTTCGCGATCATCACGCCGGCGCTGATCACTGGCGCCTTCACGAACCGCGTGACGTTCAAGGCGTACTTCCTGTTCCTCACCGGCTGGCTCGTGCTCGTGTACTTCCCGTTCGTGCACATGGTATGGAGTCCGGAAGGACTGCTGGCGAAGTGGGGCGTGCTCGACTACGCCGGCGGCATCGTCGTGCACAACACGGCCGGCTTCGCGGCGCTCGCTTCGGTGCTTTACGTCGGGCGTCGTCATAGCGTCGAGCACAAGCCGCACAACGTGCCGCTGATCGCGCTCGGCTCGGGCCTGCTCTGGTTCGGCTGGTACGGATTCAACGCGGGCTCCGAACTGCGCATCGATGCCGTGACCGCTTCGTCGTTCCTCAACACCGACGTCGCCGCCTCGTTCGCGGCCGTCACATGGCTCTTGATCGAATGGCTGAACGCGCGGCAACCGAAGTTCGTCGGGCTCCTGACCGGATCGGTCGCGGGTCTCGCGACGATCACGCCGGCCGCCGGCTACGTCTCGCTCGACACCGCCGCGATCATCGGCGTGGCCGCCGGGCTCATCTGCTACTACGCGGTCGCGCTGAAGAACAAGCTCGGTCTCGACGATGCGCTGGACGTCTGGGGCGTGCACGGTGTGGGCGGCCTGACGGGCACGATCCTGCTTGGCGTGTTCGCGTCGAAGGCGTGGAATGCCAACGGCGCCGACGGCCTCTTGCTCGGCGGCACCGACTTTTTCTTCAAGCAATGCGTCGCGGTGATCGTCTCCGGCATCTGGGCGTTCGCGTTCACCTGGGGCATGCTGTGGCTGATCGATCGCGTGACGCGCGTGAAGGTCGGCGCGGAGGCGGCGCAGCGCGGGCTCGATACCGAACTGCACGGGGAAGTCGCCTATCTCGATGCGTGA
- a CDS encoding MdtP family multidrug efflux transporter outer membrane subunit, which translates to MIKRQRPWGSTFYRGRVLTASFLLLTACLLGALAGCALIHTNGKPDALIQPDQIRLADDIHLAREGWPSARWWAVYGDPQLDALIDRALANAPTMVIARSRVAQAKSNVELVKAGSSLQVTALALLDREHVSANGFIGPFAGNNPALGISGPWYTEGIVGLGASLNVDIWGKQRALVAASLGEHNARLAEESAVELEISTDVAQLYYGIQTTYALIDLLDQSRQVAAFAVETHEARATRGLEPRTRVEEARAQQFAVTRQIVAAQTQVKQFRESLRALIGAGPDTLPDIEPVPLPQQSQASLPATLSYDLLARRPDLQAMRWYVESSFHRIDAAKAAFYPSFDIKAFFGVDALHLGDLFTHASQQINFIPGLYLPIFDGGRLNANLSGTRAVSNTLIEQYNQAVLDAVRDVAQTGNRLQDLDTEAQLQSQKVQAVTFVRDSAEAHYARGLGSRFTAMEARLPVIAEQAALLDINGQRLSQEIALAKALGGGYRADPPVELKPR; encoded by the coding sequence ATGATTAAGCGACAGCGTCCCTGGGGGTCTACGTTCTATCGCGGCCGCGTACTGACTGCGAGCTTCCTCTTATTGACCGCATGCTTGCTCGGCGCGCTAGCGGGCTGCGCGCTGATCCACACGAACGGCAAGCCCGACGCGCTGATTCAGCCCGACCAGATCCGCCTCGCCGACGACATCCATCTCGCGCGCGAAGGCTGGCCGTCCGCGCGCTGGTGGGCGGTCTACGGCGACCCGCAGCTCGACGCCCTGATCGACCGCGCGCTCGCCAATGCGCCGACGATGGTGATCGCGCGCTCACGGGTCGCGCAGGCGAAATCGAACGTCGAACTGGTCAAGGCGGGGTCCAGCCTGCAGGTGACCGCGCTCGCCCTGCTCGATCGCGAGCACGTGTCGGCCAATGGCTTTATCGGGCCGTTCGCGGGGAACAACCCGGCGCTCGGCATTTCCGGCCCCTGGTACACCGAAGGCATCGTCGGACTCGGCGCCAGCCTGAACGTCGACATCTGGGGCAAGCAGCGCGCGCTGGTGGCCGCGTCGCTCGGCGAGCACAACGCGCGGCTCGCGGAGGAATCGGCGGTCGAACTCGAAATCTCGACCGATGTCGCGCAGCTCTACTACGGCATCCAAACCACGTATGCGCTGATCGACTTGCTCGATCAATCCCGGCAAGTCGCGGCGTTCGCGGTGGAGACCCACGAAGCGCGCGCGACGCGCGGCCTGGAGCCGCGGACCCGGGTCGAAGAAGCGCGCGCGCAGCAATTTGCCGTCACGCGGCAGATCGTTGCGGCGCAGACGCAGGTCAAGCAGTTTCGCGAATCGCTGCGCGCGCTGATCGGCGCCGGGCCGGACACGTTGCCTGATATCGAACCCGTGCCGCTGCCGCAGCAATCGCAAGCGAGCTTGCCGGCGACGCTCTCCTACGATTTGCTCGCGCGGCGTCCCGACTTGCAGGCGATGCGCTGGTACGTCGAATCGTCGTTCCACCGGATCGACGCCGCCAAAGCCGCGTTCTATCCGAGCTTCGACATCAAGGCGTTCTTCGGCGTCGATGCGCTGCATCTCGGCGACCTGTTCACGCATGCGAGCCAGCAGATCAACTTCATTCCCGGGCTGTATCTGCCGATTTTCGACGGCGGCCGCCTCAACGCGAATTTGAGTGGCACGCGCGCGGTGAGCAACACGCTTATCGAGCAATACAACCAGGCGGTGCTCGACGCGGTGCGCGATGTCGCGCAGACCGGCAACCGGCTGCAGGATCTCGATACCGAAGCGCAATTGCAATCGCAAAAGGTGCAGGCCGTGACGTTCGTGCGCGACAGCGCCGAGGCGCACTACGCGCGCGGGCTCGGCAGCCGCTTCACGGCGATGGAAGCGCGCCTGCCCGTCATCGCCGAGCAGGCGGCGCTTCTCGACATCAACGGGCAAAGGCTCAGCCAGGAAATCGCGCTGGCGAAGGCGCTGGGCGGCGGCTATCGTGCCGATCCGCCAGTGGAATTGAAGCCGCGTTGA
- the mdtN gene encoding multidrug transporter subunit MdtN — protein sequence MATTVSKPPKKTWPAIVLVVVTLALLIFVIWLLDRAPRTDDAYAYADTIDVVPEVNGKIIELAVHDNQAVKQGDLLFQIDPRPYQDALTRAKASLVALDRQIELTQRSVNAQQYNAESVRAAVERARAAANQAADTLHRTEPLLKPGYVSAEDVDQARTAQRAAAAELSAAQLQAQQAAAAVSGVDALVAQRAVVEAEIAIAELNLEYSTVRAPFDGRIVSLKTSTGQFASALKPVFTLIDTRHWYVVANFRETELKGVHAGTPATVYLMSDTDQRFRGTVDSISYGVSSDEGGLALPGELPRIQRTINWVHVSQRFPVKILVENPNPDLFRVGTSAVAVLHRSSSDDAHH from the coding sequence ATGGCGACAACCGTCAGCAAGCCACCTAAGAAGACATGGCCGGCCATCGTGCTGGTCGTGGTCACCTTGGCGCTCCTGATCTTCGTGATCTGGCTATTGGATCGCGCACCGCGCACCGACGACGCCTACGCCTACGCGGACACGATCGACGTCGTGCCCGAGGTCAACGGCAAGATCATCGAACTCGCCGTGCACGACAATCAGGCGGTCAAGCAAGGCGACCTCCTGTTTCAGATCGACCCGCGCCCGTACCAGGATGCGCTGACGCGCGCGAAAGCCTCGCTCGTCGCGCTCGACCGGCAAATCGAGCTCACTCAGCGCAGCGTCAACGCGCAGCAGTACAACGCCGAATCGGTGCGCGCCGCGGTCGAGCGCGCGCGAGCGGCCGCCAACCAGGCGGCCGATACGCTGCACCGCACCGAGCCGCTCTTGAAGCCGGGCTACGTGTCCGCCGAAGACGTCGACCAGGCGCGCACCGCACAGCGCGCCGCGGCCGCCGAACTCAGCGCCGCCCAACTGCAAGCGCAGCAGGCCGCGGCGGCGGTCAGCGGCGTGGATGCGCTCGTCGCGCAGCGCGCGGTCGTCGAGGCCGAAATCGCGATTGCCGAGCTCAACCTCGAATACTCGACGGTGCGCGCGCCGTTCGACGGCCGCATCGTCTCGCTCAAAACCTCGACCGGCCAATTCGCTTCCGCGCTCAAGCCGGTGTTCACGTTGATCGACACCCGCCATTGGTACGTCGTCGCGAATTTTCGCGAGACCGAATTGAAAGGCGTCCACGCGGGCACGCCCGCGACCGTCTATTTGATGAGCGACACGGACCAGCGCTTTCGCGGCACGGTCGACTCGATCAGCTACGGCGTGTCGTCCGACGAAGGCGGCCTCGCCCTGCCCGGCGAGCTGCCGCGCATTCAGCGCACGATCAACTGGGTGCACGTTTCGCAACGCTTTCCCGTCAAGATTCTCGTCGAGAATCCGAACCCGGACTTGTTTCGCGTCGGCACGTCGGCCGTTGCCGTGCTGCACCGTTCAAGCAGCGACGACGCCCATCACTGA